The Zestosphaera sp. genome has a window encoding:
- a CDS encoding oligosaccharide flippase family protein produces MGVRRIRNILKELQGIYLRSDELSEEFEKVLVRTSRDAFVVFVGNFLSTLFLAVSAIIVARLLQPENYGIYSVSLLVSSVLLLFTDFGIDSALVKYVSKFNALRKEEIVKEVVFKGLVLKLFVVSVVSVVNYLFAFELSTTLAERPELAYYVSLTSILTFSTALMNSFLAIMTALGRMKLRSFVMIMQSLTKLLLSPLLVLLGFGVLGALLGHIASYVVSCVTGFVVMLSYVKLKKPRENIVRSYDLVRFGLPLYLSGLLSVVLQRFQYVMLARIATNAELGNMQAANQFISLITLTIAPFSITLFPVFSSLEVRGAWREINELLNNVLKYMSIFTVQVALMIGVFSQDVIRLIYGRLYVTAPLYLTLMSVGYVYAPFTVTLSALLSGLGRTKDLLYSSAIQLLIMMPVSYLLISSAGPEGYAIALSLTGLPVLTYLLLVSRELNVNVSWRSLAKIYVISLLSVLIATPTQHLVENYIIRLFTELLISIITYITLLVFANSISWRDYEILKKTFGGIPLFGKVLSAFLEVGRLLLQVRDKYLGRVTSSDEGSS; encoded by the coding sequence TTGGGTGTTAGGAGAATAAGAAATATTTTAAAGGAGCTTCAGGGAATTTACTTAAGGTCGGATGAGTTGAGTGAAGAATTTGAGAAAGTGCTTGTCAGGACCTCTCGAGACGCTTTCGTTGTTTTCGTCGGTAATTTCTTGTCTACTCTCTTCTTAGCTGTTTCAGCTATAATAGTTGCTAGGTTGTTGCAACCAGAAAATTATGGGATTTACTCAGTATCTCTGTTAGTCTCTAGCGTCTTACTACTCTTTACAGATTTCGGGATTGATTCAGCGCTCGTAAAGTATGTTTCTAAATTCAACGCCTTAAGAAAAGAAGAGATAGTGAAGGAAGTAGTCTTTAAGGGTCTCGTACTTAAGCTCTTTGTAGTTTCCGTAGTTTCAGTTGTGAATTACTTATTCGCGTTTGAGCTGTCTACGACTCTGGCTGAAAGACCCGAGCTCGCTTACTACGTTAGCTTAACATCTATCCTCACTTTCTCTACTGCTTTAATGAATTCTTTTCTAGCTATAATGACTGCTTTAGGGCGTATGAAGCTTAGGTCTTTCGTCATGATCATGCAGTCACTAACTAAGCTTTTGTTAAGTCCTCTACTAGTCTTGCTGGGTTTTGGAGTGCTTGGAGCTCTGCTCGGACACATAGCAAGCTATGTTGTGTCTTGTGTTACGGGCTTCGTAGTAATGCTCAGCTACGTTAAGTTGAAGAAGCCTCGTGAGAACATTGTGAGGTCTTACGACTTAGTAAGGTTTGGATTACCGCTGTATTTATCAGGCTTACTCAGCGTTGTTCTGCAGAGATTCCAGTACGTCATGCTAGCTAGGATAGCTACTAATGCCGAACTAGGTAATATGCAGGCAGCTAACCAATTCATATCTCTGATTACACTCACTATAGCTCCTTTCTCAATAACTCTGTTTCCGGTGTTTTCAAGTCTTGAGGTTAGGGGTGCGTGGAGAGAGATAAACGAACTGCTGAATAACGTGCTGAAGTACATGTCCATATTTACAGTTCAGGTAGCCTTAATGATCGGGGTGTTCTCGCAAGACGTGATAAGACTTATTTACGGCAGGTTGTACGTGACAGCACCCCTCTACCTAACCTTAATGTCTGTCGGGTACGTGTACGCGCCCTTCACAGTGACGCTGAGTGCTCTGCTAAGCGGTCTAGGAAGAACTAAAGACTTACTATATTCTTCAGCAATTCAGTTACTCATTATGATGCCAGTGAGCTACTTGCTAATATCTAGTGCAGGTCCTGAAGGATACGCAATAGCTCTGTCTTTAACTGGGCTCCCAGTACTCACGTACCTCCTGCTGGTATCTAGAGAACTGAACGTGAACGTGAGTTGGAGGTCTCTAGCGAAAATCTACGTGATCTCGCTCTTATCTGTCTTGATAGCAACACCAACTCAGCACCTAGTAGAGAACTACATAATCAGGTTATTCACAGAGTTACTAATCTCGATAATTACATACATAACACTCTTAGTATTTGCTAACAGCATCAGCTGGAGAGACTATGAAATCCTTAAAAAGACGTTTGGGGGGATCCCACTATTCGGTAAGGTCTTGAGTGCCTTCTTAGAAGTCGGGAGGCTCTTACTTCAAGTGAGAGATAAGTATTTAGGGAGAGTGACCTCAAGCGACGAAGGTAGTAGTTGA
- the mgtE gene encoding magnesium transporter translates to MSSEILEKIEELVEEGDVASLKDFLASLDPYMIKEILERAGPELRTKMIPHIPLHNMSSVISKLSEDLLSEITSLKGLDELLELISKMPVDEAVDLVQKLPPKTGSKVLSLLPPQKAKEISELLKYPPESIGGIMTTRIPIFKSSLIVEEVIKEYLAKESSGAYDKHNYVYVVDSEGKLIGWVEVKSLLTKPRNKQLKDVVGKVPVTVDPFSDREVAAKLAVTYDLSELPVIDKDGKLLGIVTLDDVLDVAVAEFSEDLVKFGGFTDVIKSSYVSADIRSIIVRRVPPILFLYLMNAITGSIVASFVGIIERVAVLAAFLPMLADNSGNIGSQASTFIIRSLALGEIKPKDFLRVLHKEVLTSLCMASILLPVAFLIAFTITYFSYSGNLPYATQVGLIVSVALLVSMLLTDAIGSLLPLLLAKLRVDPAGVSAPIITTIGDVVTATTYFTTAMYLLS, encoded by the coding sequence GTGAGTTCAGAGATCTTAGAGAAGATTGAGGAGCTGGTTGAAGAAGGTGATGTAGCGTCATTAAAAGACTTCTTAGCTAGTCTAGACCCCTACATGATAAAGGAAATTCTCGAGCGTGCGGGACCTGAGTTAAGAACTAAGATGATACCGCACATACCCTTACATAATATGAGTTCAGTCATATCTAAGTTGAGTGAAGATCTTTTAAGTGAGATAACTTCTCTTAAAGGACTAGATGAGCTACTAGAGTTAATTAGTAAGATGCCCGTAGACGAGGCTGTAGACTTAGTGCAGAAACTGCCACCTAAGACTGGAAGTAAGGTACTTAGTTTGTTACCACCCCAGAAAGCTAAGGAAATATCTGAGTTGCTTAAATATCCTCCAGAAAGTATTGGAGGCATAATGACTACTAGAATACCTATTTTCAAGTCTTCACTCATAGTAGAGGAAGTCATTAAGGAGTACTTAGCTAAAGAGAGTTCCGGAGCATACGACAAACACAATTACGTGTACGTGGTTGACTCGGAAGGCAAGCTAATAGGTTGGGTGGAGGTCAAGTCTCTACTCACTAAACCTAGAAACAAGCAACTCAAAGACGTTGTCGGTAAAGTCCCTGTGACGGTCGACCCCTTCTCAGATCGTGAAGTGGCAGCTAAACTAGCAGTTACTTACGACCTCTCAGAACTCCCGGTTATCGATAAAGACGGCAAGTTGTTAGGGATAGTCACCTTAGATGACGTGCTAGACGTTGCTGTCGCGGAATTCTCTGAAGACTTGGTTAAGTTCGGCGGATTCACGGACGTTATTAAGAGTAGTTACGTCAGTGCCGACATCAGGTCTATCATCGTGCGCAGAGTGCCTCCAATACTCTTCCTATACTTAATGAACGCTATAACAGGAAGCATCGTTGCTTCTTTCGTCGGGATTATCGAGAGGGTTGCAGTACTCGCGGCTTTCTTGCCAATGCTCGCAGATAACTCCGGTAATATTGGTTCTCAAGCATCAACCTTCATAATCAGGAGTCTCGCTTTAGGAGAGATTAAGCCTAAAGACTTCTTGAGAGTCCTGCACAAGGAGGTGCTGACCTCATTATGTATGGCTTCAATCTTACTACCTGTAGCATTCCTAATTGCCTTCACGATAACTTACTTCTCATACAGTGGTAACCTGCCTTACGCTACTCAAGTAGGTTTAATAGTTAGTGTCGCCTTACTAGTCTCTATGTTACTAACTGACGCAATAGGGTCTCTACTGCCTCTCTTATTAGCTAAGCTACGTGTAGACCCTGCAGGAGTCTCTGCACCGATAATAACGACAATAGGAGACGTAGTGACGGCAACCACTTACTTCACAACAGCCATGTATCTCTTAAGCTAA
- a CDS encoding nitroreductase family protein: MSDACIEALLKRRSIRVFKDAEVPLDMVLKAIEVARYAPSAGNKQPWKFIIIRDTKRIESLAKSLRYSKPLMNAKVAVLVLANKEESPTSYMVDASLAAMYFWLALHCMGLGAVWIQTLRNINELLEFVNAPQDYVPVALFAIGWPAEQPEPRERKQLSEITYLEKYGESIKT, from the coding sequence TTGAGTGATGCGTGTATTGAGGCGCTTCTTAAGAGGCGTAGCATAAGAGTGTTCAAAGATGCTGAAGTACCTCTAGACATGGTCCTTAAAGCTATTGAAGTAGCTAGGTATGCACCGAGTGCCGGGAACAAACAGCCGTGGAAGTTCATAATAATTCGTGATACTAAGAGGATTGAGAGTCTGGCAAAGTCGCTCAGGTATTCTAAGCCTCTCATGAATGCCAAGGTTGCCGTCTTAGTTCTCGCTAACAAAGAAGAATCACCGACTTCATACATGGTTGATGCTTCCCTAGCTGCTATGTACTTCTGGCTTGCTCTTCACTGTATGGGACTAGGCGCTGTCTGGATACAGACTCTGCGAAACATAAATGAATTACTAGAGTTCGTTAACGCACCGCAAGATTACGTTCCTGTAGCACTCTTCGCGATAGGGTGGCCGGCGGAACAGCCCGAGCCTAGAGAGAGGAAACAGCTGAGTGAAATAACCTACCTAGAGAAATACGGCGAGAGCATCAAGACTTAA
- a CDS encoding ATPase domain-containing protein: MRVSEASSSHGFVLGISELDEKLGDSLRYGAMVSIIGASGTGKTILATTVCYSNALRGHPCLYASLQEFKDRFYKNFARLGFDLRELESRGLFKFVTLTIPGTSEIVEELVSMLENEVIAGKTRVLVIDSLTPLLRVMRDNVSGRAFLQNNLYTLSKLLNGLLVITLEETGTDETMRADVEHVSDIVIHLRAESNKRLLTRFASLIKTRGAQIFPVEIPFTIEEGRGIKFWHLTLIKEIPNPLESKLLFPCRTLGDSVKEASLNSVVSLVSTTRPVPLTEIVTLIYATMLLNNLNKVLIFSYMLPTKKIIDEFRKAASGDEVVSEAINKLITDKILVKSLNPSSMTLQELYGEELNTIREYNPDAVVFLDTQVPEAIHARENPIEYIKLLRDQALYSKQSGRLLIRFSNYSSEEFIKSLQLISDVTIILDKEKVIIQTSYGSSFEIPAEAFRNCLIECRDLIRKQKI; the protein is encoded by the coding sequence GTGAGGGTATCTGAAGCAAGCTCATCTCATGGTTTTGTTCTAGGGATAAGCGAATTAGATGAGAAGCTAGGTGATTCTCTAAGATACGGCGCGATGGTCTCGATAATAGGTGCTTCAGGAACAGGTAAAACCATTCTTGCAACAACTGTGTGCTACTCAAACGCTTTAAGAGGTCATCCCTGCCTATACGCGTCACTACAAGAATTCAAAGACAGGTTCTACAAGAACTTCGCGAGACTTGGTTTTGATTTGAGAGAACTAGAGAGTAGGGGTTTATTCAAGTTTGTGACTCTCACAATACCTGGAACCTCAGAAATAGTTGAGGAGCTTGTGAGTATGCTAGAGAATGAAGTGATAGCAGGTAAAACGAGAGTTCTCGTAATAGATTCTCTAACACCTCTACTTAGAGTAATGAGAGACAACGTAAGTGGGAGAGCGTTTCTTCAGAACAACTTATATACACTATCTAAGCTCCTTAACGGGCTCTTAGTAATTACATTAGAAGAAACTGGGACAGACGAAACGATGCGCGCGGATGTCGAGCACGTTTCTGACATAGTGATACACTTACGTGCAGAGTCCAACAAAAGACTGCTTACCCGATTTGCTAGCCTCATCAAAACTAGGGGTGCCCAGATATTCCCAGTAGAGATTCCATTCACGATCGAGGAAGGACGAGGAATAAAATTCTGGCATCTTACGTTAATTAAGGAAATTCCTAACCCACTAGAGAGTAAGTTGCTGTTCCCGTGTAGGACATTAGGAGATAGCGTGAAAGAAGCAAGCTTAAACAGCGTAGTAAGCCTAGTCTCCACGACAAGGCCAGTCCCGCTGACAGAGATAGTCACTCTAATATATGCTACGATGCTACTTAACAACTTAAATAAAGTCCTCATATTCTCATATATGTTGCCTACTAAGAAAATAATTGATGAGTTCCGTAAAGCGGCTTCAGGAGACGAAGTCGTGTCAGAAGCTATAAACAAACTAATCACTGATAAAATATTGGTTAAGTCATTGAATCCCTCTTCTATGACTTTGCAAGAGCTATATGGAGAAGAACTCAATACAATAAGAGAGTATAATCCAGACGCAGTAGTTTTCCTAGACACTCAAGTTCCTGAAGCTATCCACGCACGCGAGAACCCGATAGAGTATATAAAGCTATTGCGTGATCAAGCACTATACAGTAAGCAATCAGGCAGACTGCTAATTAGGTTTAGTAACTACTCGTCAGAAGAGTTTATTAAGTCACTCCAATTAATAAGTGACGTAACAATAATACTAGATAAGGAGAAAGTAATTATACAAACAAGCTACGGAAGCAGTTTCGAGATTCCTGCAGAAGCTTTTAGAAATTGTCTGATAGAGTGTAGAGACCTTATAAGAAAACAAAAAATTTAG